CCCAGTgtgctttgttgttttaataCGTTTTAACtgaacacatgaaaaaaataaataaaaatgaccaaTCCTCACTTCTGTTTACTTTATTCCATATCCCACCTGGCTAGATGTACTTTATAATGGTGCTTTAGTGCTGGGATGCCCAACTATTTTTATCCCTCAGCCATGAAAGGCTGGCGGGGTATTGTCATCGCCCTACTGGGCGGGCAATATGGATACCCAACTCTTTGAATGCGATCACTTGACAATGAAGTAATGTAGGAGTTTCAAATTTATACCTTAAGTGTATGTACTGAAAATCTCCGATGAGTCTGAatctgttgggttttttttttgaaaatatcgTGAATGAAACAACAGAAGAAAGGATTTTGAAACTGACATCATAGGTACATCTGCTAGGAGGATGAGGGGTGCCACTGACTGCTCTGAgaatttttatattattaaaatgGCCATTCTACAACTTTCCAAACTAAATAAGAAATGTGACACAAGTTGTCCTATCAAAGTTTGTGGCACACATTTTATAATTTATGGCAGGGGTTTCAAACTCAATTTAGTTTAGTGATCATGTACAGTCCAGCTGATCTGCTACGTAAGTGAGCCAGGCCACATAACAATCTGGATCAAAAAAGCGAACCCTTCCATGTCTGTACAACTTTTTATTGTACAACTGTTTATGCGCACGCACATTTCACACTTAGTGAGCCAGCTATTTATAAGACATTGTGAAAAGCCCGAGGTATATGCCTGATGCACAGCTTTTGTTCACAATAATCTCGGTGTAACGTGTAGTAACAGAGCAACCTTAAATACTGTCAATAAACATGAACTTGGTGTATGTCTCTTTAAAGACGATTTAAATGACATGCTCCTCCCTCGCCACTCGTCATCATCTCTCGCCGCTTGTGCTCCtgctgtattaaaaaaaaataaaaataagcgcAATCGTAGGTTAGTTTTGCGAACAGCTTCTGTTGAGCTGCTCGGTGTTCAGATGCGCTGGTTTGGCTTCGGTTTCAACGCCTTTGGACAGATATGTGTCCAGGAAAAGTCAGGCAGAGGAGAAAGTAGCAGCGCGCCCCACCAAGTCAAAATAAGTCACCCAGCAGAGCTCAGCAGTCACGTGGATAGAAGTAGATGCTGCTTGAAGACAAGTCAGATCAGAGTGAGCTGGAGTCGAAGAGCATCTTTACATTTAGAGGGTGAGTGTATCAAAGACATCGCCTAAGTCCTGAGGATTAATACATCTATTGCTTTAGCTTAgctcttgttttgttgtttgttgtttctgtCAGGAGACAGCTGCCTGAGCTTGGCAGGTTTTGGGGAATCGGTCTCCAGCGAGGACTGTGGTATTTCTAAAATAGAGAGCCGTGGTTGTAAGGATTTATTCATCAGTGAATCGCACTTGACCCTGGCCTTCCCAGACAGGATTGAGACCTGGGATCTGCAGAAGAGGGAGAAGAGTCCATCATGGAGCATGGATATAAAAACCGACGCAGAGGGCTCTGGTAATGTGTATGCTAATATCTTATCTGGCTAGACAGACATTAATAATGATGTATGAAATTACAGAGTCTCaatattactttttatttatttttatagatGTGAATTTGCCATTGGTCCCTGGAGGTTACATTGCCTTAAAGCCTCCCTTCTACTGCACCTTACCAGGACACCTGAAAGCCAGGAGCCTAGCACTGGGTGCAGAGCATGCTGTTCTTCTTACTGCCACTGGAGCAGTGTACAGCTGGGGACTGGGCAGGTGGAGCCACTCACACATATGTCTTTGTTGAACATGTGAGAAGCAGCAGTTTCATGCATAAACAACAAATAAGCATAAGTAATCTTCctatgcatgcatgtgtttaTGTAACAGCCATGGTCAGCTGGGGCATGGAGGGCTCACCTCTGAGGAGGAGCCCAGAGTAGTGGAGGCACTCTGGGGGATGCCCATGACCCATGTGGCTACAGGAGGCTGGCACTCAGCTTGCATTAGTGGTAAATGTCAAATAAAGATTTGGACAAGTTACAATCAGTTTGAAAAGGATTTGAAGAGGATCTTTTTGTTCTTAGATGGGGGTGACCTTTATGTGTGGGGCTGGAATGAGAGCGGCCAGCTTGGACTTCCTTCTCGAGGTCTGAGGAAATCTCAGCAGAAAACTAGTCAACAAACAGGTCTGTCCTGAAATGTGCACTGCTTTAAAGAGTTCTATTGAAGAGGCAGTTTTTACATCCATTTTGAACCACTGACCTTATCAAACAGGAGAATTATGCTGTGATACCAGCACACCACCAGATGAAAAGctaaaggaggaagaggagcatgAAGATGTGTTCATATCAATCCAGGCGTTCCCCGCTCTGCTGGACGTCTCTTCATCATGTGAAATCCGAGCAGTAAGCTGTGGTTCCCGCcacacagctgcagtaacaagTAAGGAATCTCTTCTGACAGTTGTTTTACCGGGATGCACATTTTCTAGCAATCATCGTGTCACAATTTCTTATTTTCAGCCACTGGTGACCTCTACACTTGGGGATGGGGTGAGTTTTGGTTTTAGAAATGTGTTACATCTAAGTGAAATACTCAAAGCAGTATCATTCAAATCAAAGTGAACGCCAAGATTTTTGGCATCTTTGCCTTTATTACCTTTACAGGGGAATATGGCCAGCTTGGACACCAAACAGTAACTAGTTCGGATGAGCCGCAGCGTGTGGAGTTTTTCAGGGCTGAGCAGATGCGTGTGCTTGATGTGGTGTGCGGGACATGGAACACATTTGCTGCTGCTGTAAAGGAGGAAGTAGCTTGTgctgaaaatagcacaaaatgCACTTGTTAAGCACAGTGAACTTTGGACAACAGTTGTAAATTTCTCCTACAAACACAAAGAATTAACTAAAtttctttgttcattttttttctctataaaaACTCAACTCAATACTTTTTGgtgaaacttttattttttcttcaaacAGATGTTTAAAAAGGGTTTATATTTGACAAATTACATAAAACAGTTAAGGCAGCAAAATCCACAGGTAAATATAATTTAAGGCAAGTAATTAAAATTGTTCTGATTTAAAATTATACactaaaattaaaaaggtgcATGCATCTCCAAGGTCCACTGGAAGTCTTCAGAGCACAATCTTGAAGGAACTGTGGATAAATCAAATGAGAATCAATTGGACACTTATAAATGCAAATAATTATTGGTGTTTGGAGCAGCTGGATTTCTAGTTACCTGACAAAATCTGGTGACCTTGAAATGACGTGCTGAAACTCTGAGAGGTTCACAGTTCCGTCCTTGTCGATGTCTGACTCTTCAAGAATCTAAACAACACGCAGACATGGAAAAGAAAGACATTGTTAGGCTTACTGACACATCAGTATACCATCCCACACGCAGTTTATAACCACCCCTTACAACTATAAAGACAAACTCAGTAATCTCACGTTGCTGATGAGCTGCTTCATTTCCGTGGAGGAAAGTTTTGCATCGTTTGTCTCACCAGTTAAGCAGTTAACCAGCTTCTCCAGATCAGCACAGTCAAGGGTTCCATCATCATCAAAGTCTGAAAGCAGCAGACTGGTTAGCATTTCGTAGACTGACATATTTGTGTGCAAAAATAACTATATCACTTTTTatcaacgttttttttttttttttttttttttaccaaatatGCGGAATGCATAGTGGGATTTGATTTCCAGAGTAGCAGAGTCGCTGAAGGCACTCAGAAGATCCAGGAAGTCCTCAAAAGTGAGGCTTCCATCTTTTTGTTCAGAGGTTGAGAACACCTGGCAGATTCTTTCCTTGAAGGGGTTGGACTGTAACGGGAATGAGTACAAAGGTCAGAACAGATTACCAGCCACTGAAGCACTTCCTTCAGAGCATGAATTACAATATAATCCCATAAACATAGAAATCAAGCATTaacgcaaaaaacaaaacataaaaacaatgtaATGCATATGCTTTGTTAAAATCTTTTCACCTTGAGCTCAGGCAGAGTAATAATCCTGCCTATTGGTACTCTGGCATCTATTTGTTCTTTTTCATGTTTCTCAAGCAGTTCTGTGAATCTCTTGTGAGCactgcaaaaaaagagaaaaatatatcACACGTTACAACAACCAGCAGAAGACAAAATTTTTTGTTAGTATGATGACTTGCAGCTTGTCACTTACAGAAGAATTTCTTGTTTTGTCAGGAAGGTCAGCTCCTAAAAATATATGTAGGGATTAGTCCTTTAAGAAGTTGAAGAGCTTCTTGTTCAAATAAACAGGCATCTTCTTAAtttaacaagaaaaataaaagcatataaAAAGTGATACAttaaacaataataaacagttttcaaactgagctttgaatgaacaacaaaacaaagacaagacaGCCCGGACCCACTCAGTGCGTACCTGATTTTAATTACTGAAGTTGTTCAAACAGGAGATAAAAGGATAACACATATAtttatgaatacattttctCTGAGTTTAGTAACAATAAGCGCTTCTTTCTTCttccaaaacaaaagcaaagtaaATGTAAGCATCAGTGCAAAGACAACAATCACTTATTAACATAAATTTGTAACTTTTACCCTCAAACGGATGTTTTTAAAGAGTCTGAGCAACAGTATTGGTTGTTATTAGGCTAGTGACCGTAACTTGTTTTTAATAGTATTTCCGCAGACGTTACATATAATCAATACGAATTACATCAActacaaatgtaaataatacTGGTTATTTGAGCACCAGGACGCTTATCATTTTATTTCTCCTTTGAAACGTCAGGCTAACAAAGCTATTACGCTCTTCCTTTAACGTTATTACAGGGCGTAAAAAACACTTCCACTCGTCCATTAAGAAAATAGGTAAAGTTTGCCTGTGGAGACTTTGCTTTCGGGACTTACCTGATATTCTGAGAGCGACTCTTTCGAAAGTTGACTCGCCGTAGTTCCCATGTCGAAGTTTTCAACTTCAAATTGTACTTTGCCGTAGTTAACAGTAACCCGCAAAACTACTGAACGGCTAATGTTTTCTGCTTCGCTTACTTCCGGTTTCTGACTAGAAGCGTCCTCCCCTTGTCGGGTGTAACGTAGCGGTTTCTATAGTGACGTATAtgcaaaaccttaaaaaaaagtggcctttttttctttggaaagtttaaaaaaggaaaaactcagtttGGTTCCTGTTCACAATTTTGTCATCATTACTTGATTTTCGTTGAGATAAATAAAAGAGGAGACCGACTGGAAGTGTGTAAAGGTCGTTGATATAAATAAGGATACTAAAAACACTTTTATAAGTAAGACGTGAGCAGTGAAATGTACTCAAGTACAAGGAGTAGCTTTTATTTTCGTAGCATAAAAATAAAGCCCTGCGAGTCCTATTATTGTGGGGTCTCTAGTGATAGAATCACTAGTATCACAGTAGATTGTATCACTCTAACCAGTCCAACCCAGTTCCACATATTACCAAAGAAGACAAAATAAtgtttcctttctttatttGTATAACTACGGTTATTCTTGACTTTCATAATCCATTAAATTACACAGCATCtttttctgaaaaaacaacaacacacccTCTAATACTATCACTGATCTGCAACCCAATTAATTATACTTGCAACCCCATAAtcataaatacaaaacaaacattacaaacatatgttaaaacatataaaatattATTGCACAACATTTCTATGGTCCTGAGTATTTACTGGACACATTTATGTCATAATCTAAAAATAATAGTAATCCATTCAATCctattgtattatttaaaaataataatactaaatTGTTTCCTTAGCTCACAAAGGCTTAATTCTCTTTGTAGTTGTTTAAATTATTACTTTAAAAGTGTATTTAAGCAAAGATATCAAAAAGATTAATTTGCAAAAAACATCACTATTTATTTTCAGTAGATTTAGAAAGTT
The Maylandia zebra isolate NMK-2024a linkage group LG7, Mzebra_GT3a, whole genome shotgun sequence DNA segment above includes these coding regions:
- the rccd1 gene encoding RCC1 domain-containing protein 1 isoform X2 yields the protein MRWFGFGFNAFGQICVQEKSGRGESSSAPHQVKISHPAELSSHVDRSRCCLKTSQIRVSWSRRASLHLEGDSCLSLAGFGESVSSEDCGISKIESRGCKDLFISESHLTLAFPDRIETWDLQKREKSPSWSMDIKTDAEGSDVNLPLVPGGYIALKPPFYCTLPGHLKARSLALGAEHAVLLTATGAVYSWGLGSHGQLGHGGLTSEEEPRVVEALWGMPMTHVATGGWHSACISDGGDLYVWGWNESGQLGLPSRGLRKSQQKTSQQTGELCCDTSTPPDEKLKEEEEHEDVFISIQAFPALLDVSSSCEIRAVSCGSRHTAAVTREYGQLGHQTVTSSDEPQRVEFFRAEQMRVLDVVCGTWNTFAAAVKEEVACAENSTKCTC
- the rccd1 gene encoding RCC1 domain-containing protein 1 isoform X1 produces the protein MRWFGFGFNAFGQICVQEKSGRGESSSAPHQVKISHPAELSSHVDRSRCCLKTSQIRVSWSRRASLHLEGDSCLSLAGFGESVSSEDCGISKIESRGCKDLFISESHLTLAFPDRIETWDLQKREKSPSWSMDIKTDAEGSDVNLPLVPGGYIALKPPFYCTLPGHLKARSLALGAEHAVLLTATGAVYSWGLGSHGQLGHGGLTSEEEPRVVEALWGMPMTHVATGGWHSACISDGGDLYVWGWNESGQLGLPSRGLRKSQQKTSQQTGELCCDTSTPPDEKLKEEEEHEDVFISIQAFPALLDVSSSCEIRAVSCGSRHTAAVTTTGDLYTWGWGEYGQLGHQTVTSSDEPQRVEFFRAEQMRVLDVVCGTWNTFAAAVKEEVACAENSTKCTC
- the cib1 gene encoding calcium and integrin-binding protein 1, whose product is MGTTASQLSKESLSEYQELTFLTKQEILLAHKRFTELLEKHEKEQIDARVPIGRIITLPELKSNPFKERICQVFSTSEQKDGSLTFEDFLDLLSAFSDSATLEIKSHYAFRIFDFDDDGTLDCADLEKLVNCLTGETNDAKLSSTEMKQLISNILEESDIDKDGTVNLSEFQHVISRSPDFVSSFKIVL